The proteins below are encoded in one region of Thermosulfurimonas marina:
- a CDS encoding proline--tRNA ligase, protein MRLSRYFLPTLREDPSEAEVVSHRLMLRAGMIRRLASGIYTWLPFGLRALRKVENIIREEMDRAGAQEILMPLVQPAELWQETGRWGNFGPELLRFKDRREHEFCLGPTHEEVVTDIVRKEVRSYRDLPLILYQIAPKFRDEIRPRFGIMRAREFLMKDAYSFDADEEGLERSYRLMYETYERIFSRCGLRFRAVLADTGAIGGSESHEFMVLAETGEDRLALCEACGYAANVELAEVKRVYAYPEEPERPLEKVPTPGVKSVEEVAEFLGISPQKLVKTLLFRAGKEVVAVLIRGDLELNEVKLRNLLGVPAVEMADAETVERLTGAPVGFAGPVGLSGVRLLADLSVQGLKNFVTGANEADAHYVNVNYGRDFPEPEFYDLSVAQEGDPCPRCGRPLGLTRGIEVGHIFKLGTKYSEAMGATFLDRQGRQRPLIMGCYGIGVGRTVAAAIEQNHDEAGIIFPREIAPFEAVILTLGPESELLEAAEGIYRGLQAEGLEVLWDDRDERPGVKFKDADLIGIPYQVILGKKFKETGRVELKERASGQREELPPEALPARLKEGP, encoded by the coding sequence ATGCGGCTTTCACGTTACTTTCTCCCCACCCTGCGGGAGGACCCCTCGGAGGCCGAGGTGGTAAGCCACCGGCTCATGTTACGGGCCGGGATGATCCGCCGCCTGGCCTCGGGAATCTATACCTGGCTACCCTTCGGCCTGCGGGCCCTGCGCAAGGTGGAAAATATCATCCGCGAAGAGATGGACCGGGCCGGGGCCCAGGAGATCCTCATGCCCCTGGTCCAGCCGGCGGAACTCTGGCAGGAGACCGGCCGCTGGGGGAACTTCGGACCGGAACTTTTGCGCTTCAAGGACCGACGAGAGCACGAATTCTGCCTTGGCCCCACCCACGAAGAGGTGGTCACGGATATCGTGCGCAAGGAGGTCCGTTCCTACCGGGACCTTCCTTTAATCCTTTACCAGATCGCCCCCAAGTTTCGAGACGAGATCCGGCCCCGTTTTGGGATCATGCGGGCTCGGGAATTCCTCATGAAAGACGCCTACAGCTTTGACGCCGACGAGGAGGGGCTCGAGCGGAGCTACCGCCTCATGTACGAGACCTACGAGAGGATCTTTTCCCGCTGCGGCCTGCGCTTCCGGGCCGTGCTCGCCGACACCGGGGCCATCGGCGGAAGCGAATCCCACGAGTTTATGGTGCTGGCCGAGACCGGAGAGGATCGTCTGGCCCTCTGTGAGGCCTGCGGCTATGCGGCCAACGTGGAGTTGGCCGAGGTCAAACGGGTCTATGCCTATCCCGAAGAGCCGGAAAGGCCGCTCGAGAAGGTGCCCACCCCTGGGGTAAAGAGTGTGGAGGAGGTGGCCGAGTTTCTGGGGATTTCCCCCCAAAAATTGGTCAAGACCCTCCTTTTCCGGGCTGGAAAGGAGGTGGTGGCCGTTCTCATCCGGGGCGATCTGGAACTCAACGAGGTCAAGCTGCGCAATCTTCTGGGGGTTCCGGCGGTGGAGATGGCCGATGCCGAAACCGTGGAGCGTCTTACCGGGGCCCCGGTGGGTTTTGCCGGACCGGTGGGTCTTTCCGGGGTCCGCTTGCTCGCCGACCTTTCGGTCCAGGGGCTCAAAAACTTTGTCACCGGGGCCAATGAGGCCGACGCCCATTACGTCAATGTGAACTATGGTCGGGATTTTCCCGAGCCGGAATTTTACGATCTCTCCGTGGCCCAGGAGGGGGACCCCTGTCCCCGTTGCGGAAGGCCTCTGGGCCTCACCCGGGGAATCGAAGTCGGGCATATCTTCAAGCTGGGCACCAAGTATAGCGAGGCCATGGGGGCCACTTTCCTCGATCGCCAAGGCCGACAGCGCCCCCTGATCATGGGCTGTTACGGAATTGGTGTGGGCCGCACCGTGGCTGCGGCCATCGAGCAGAATCACGATGAGGCCGGGATCATCTTTCCCCGGGAGATTGCCCCCTTTGAGGCCGTAATTCTCACCCTGGGGCCGGAGTCCGAGCTCCTGGAGGCCGCGGAGGGGATTTATCGGGGTCTCCAGGCCGAAGGTCTGGAAGTCCTCTGGGACGACCGGGACGAGCGCCCGGGAGTGAAATTTAAAGATGCGGACCTCATCGGAATCCCCTACCAGGTGATCCTGGGTAAGAAATTTAAAGAGACCGGCCGAGTGGAACTTAAAGAGCGGGCCAGCGGCCAGAGGGAGGAACTCCCTCCCGAGGCCCTCCCGGCCAGACTCAAGGAGGGACCATGA
- a CDS encoding DUF1614 domain-containing protein — protein sequence MLFFFFLFGLLLFLFLFVHLGLITLAAGKIGLSANQVFLFLLASLVGSQVNLPLARVRREVDILEETIVRFFGVPYAVPRLSEERYTVIALNVGGGLIPVLLSLYLWIKNGLFLSPVVGTALVAAVAFRLARPVPGVGIAVPFLIPPIVAALFAVLFSPQKAPAVAYISGTLGTLIGADLLHLRDIPRLRTPVASIGGAGTFDGIFLTGIVAVLLA from the coding sequence TTGCTTTTTTTCTTTTTTCTTTTCGGACTCCTCCTTTTTCTCTTTCTATTCGTGCATCTGGGGCTCATTACTCTGGCCGCGGGAAAGATCGGTCTTTCGGCCAACCAGGTCTTTCTCTTTCTTTTGGCCTCCCTTGTCGGCAGTCAGGTGAATCTTCCCCTGGCCCGGGTGCGCCGAGAGGTGGATATCCTAGAGGAGACCATCGTGCGCTTTTTCGGGGTCCCTTATGCCGTGCCGCGTCTTTCCGAGGAACGCTACACGGTGATCGCCCTCAACGTGGGCGGAGGGCTTATCCCCGTCCTTCTTTCCCTTTACCTGTGGATAAAAAACGGACTTTTCCTTTCGCCGGTGGTGGGAACGGCCCTGGTGGCTGCGGTGGCCTTTCGGCTGGCCCGTCCGGTCCCGGGAGTGGGGATCGCCGTGCCCTTCCTCATTCCGCCCATCGTAGCTGCACTTTTTGCCGTGCTCTTTTCCCCGCAGAAGGCCCCGGCCGTGGCCTACATCTCCGGTACCCTCGGGACCCTCATCGGGGCCGATCTCCTACACCTGCGAGATATACCGCGCCTACGCACTCCGGTGGCCTCCATCGGTGGGGCCGGGACCTTTGACGGGATCTTCCTTACCGGGATCGTGGCCGTCCTCCTGGCCTGA
- the trpB gene encoding tryptophan synthase subunit beta, with protein MLPNRQGKFGPFGGRFVPETLMPALAELEEAYRRFKRDSGFRRELSWYLREYAGRPTPLYPARRLSEALGGHLKIYLKREDLLHTGAHKINNTLGQALLAKRMGKRRIIAETGAGQHGVATATAAALLGLECVVYMGAKDTVRQAMNVFRMELLGARVVPVHSGTQTLKDAINEAIRDWVTHVEDTFYIIGSVVGPHPYPMMVRDFQSVIGREARRQILKLEGRLPDLVIACVGGGSNAMGIFYPFVKDQAVKLVGVEAAGEGLQTDKHSATLTAGEPGVLHGMMTYLLQDRVGQIKGAHSIAPGLDYPGVGPEHAFLKECGRAEYVAVDDQEALSAFRLLSETEGIIPALESAHAVAYLAKIADRLPRGSVVLVNLSGRGDKDVAAVKEYLEERR; from the coding sequence ATGCTTCCCAATCGCCAGGGGAAATTCGGACCTTTCGGCGGGCGCTTTGTGCCCGAGACTTTAATGCCGGCGCTTGCCGAGCTGGAAGAGGCCTACCGGCGTTTCAAGCGCGATTCCGGGTTCCGGCGGGAACTTTCCTGGTATCTTCGGGAGTACGCCGGCCGGCCCACCCCCCTTTATCCTGCCCGCCGGCTTTCCGAGGCCCTGGGAGGGCACCTCAAGATCTATCTCAAACGGGAAGACCTCCTGCACACCGGGGCCCACAAGATCAACAACACCCTGGGGCAGGCCCTCCTGGCCAAACGCATGGGCAAGCGGCGGATCATCGCCGAGACCGGGGCCGGACAGCATGGGGTAGCCACGGCCACCGCCGCGGCCCTTCTGGGCCTGGAATGTGTGGTCTACATGGGGGCCAAGGACACCGTGCGCCAGGCCATGAATGTCTTCCGGATGGAACTTCTCGGGGCCCGGGTGGTGCCGGTGCACTCCGGCACCCAAACTCTGAAAGACGCCATCAACGAGGCCATCCGCGACTGGGTGACCCACGTGGAGGATACCTTCTACATCATCGGTTCGGTGGTGGGGCCCCACCCTTACCCTATGATGGTGCGCGATTTTCAGAGCGTAATTGGGCGGGAGGCCCGACGACAGATCCTGAAACTGGAAGGGCGTCTTCCGGATCTGGTTATCGCCTGCGTGGGTGGGGGCTCCAACGCCATGGGCATTTTTTACCCCTTTGTCAAGGACCAGGCGGTGAAACTGGTGGGGGTGGAGGCCGCCGGAGAGGGGCTCCAGACGGACAAACATTCGGCCACCCTTACCGCAGGTGAGCCCGGGGTCCTTCACGGCATGATGACCTACCTCCTTCAGGACCGGGTGGGCCAGATCAAGGGAGCCCATTCCATTGCTCCCGGGTTGGACTATCCCGGGGTGGGTCCGGAGCACGCCTTTCTCAAAGAATGCGGTCGGGCGGAGTATGTGGCTGTGGACGACCAGGAGGCCCTTTCGGCCTTCCGTCTTCTCTCTGAGACCGAGGGCATCATCCCTGCGCTGGAAAGTGCTCATGCCGTGGCTTATCTGGCGAAAATTGCCGACCGTCTCCCCCGGGGCAGTGTGGTCCTCGTCAATCTCTCCGGCCGGGGCGACAAGGACGTGGCCGCGGTAAAGGAGTACCTTGAGGAGAGGAGATGA
- the trpA gene encoding tryptophan synthase subunit alpha, with translation MIGAERVRKAIEEAHRAGRAALIPYFCAWDPDLETTRALLWAAAEAGASVVELGFPFSDPLADGPIIQAATQRALKHRPTLEAFLEFVAALYAEGYPLPVVVMGYYNPFFRFGLSRFVQAAREAGLGGAIIPDLPLEEARPWLREARRAGLAAVLLAAPTTPPERLERIARASSGFLYYVSVTGITGVRERLPEDLALRLDLAREISPVPVAVGFGISKPEHVRLLSPHAHALVVGSALVRIVEEEGRRAPKRVQKVLSELVSAAER, from the coding sequence ATGATCGGGGCGGAAAGGGTAAGGAAGGCCATTGAAGAGGCCCATCGGGCCGGGCGAGCGGCCCTTATCCCCTATTTTTGCGCCTGGGATCCGGATCTGGAGACCACCCGGGCCCTTCTCTGGGCTGCGGCCGAGGCCGGGGCCTCGGTAGTGGAGCTGGGCTTTCCCTTCTCCGACCCTCTGGCCGACGGCCCCATCATTCAGGCGGCCACCCAGCGGGCTCTGAAACACCGGCCCACGCTGGAGGCCTTCCTGGAGTTCGTGGCCGCACTTTACGCCGAAGGCTATCCTTTGCCCGTGGTGGTCATGGGCTATTACAATCCCTTTTTCCGGTTCGGGCTTTCCCGCTTTGTTCAGGCGGCCCGAGAGGCCGGGCTCGGGGGGGCCATCATTCCGGATCTTCCTCTGGAAGAGGCCCGCCCCTGGTTAAGGGAGGCCCGCCGTGCGGGGCTGGCGGCGGTTCTCCTCGCCGCCCCTACCACCCCACCCGAGCGCCTAGAACGCATTGCCCGGGCCTCAAGCGGGTTTCTTTACTATGTTTCGGTCACCGGGATTACCGGAGTCCGGGAACGTCTTCCGGAGGATCTGGCCCTGCGACTTGATCTGGCCCGGGAGATCTCCCCGGTCCCGGTGGCCGTAGGGTTCGGTATTTCGAAACCGGAACACGTAAGACTGCTTTCTCCCCATGCCCACGCTTTGGTGGTGGGAAGCGCCCTGGTGCGCATCGTGGAGGAAGAGGGCCGAAGGGCCCCGAAACGCGTCCAAAAGGTCCTTTCGGAGCTGGTTTCCGCGGCCGAAAGATGA
- the aroB gene encoding 3-dehydroquinate synthase, producing the protein MRVLRVETAEPYEILIGGGLLTEIPQDLPQVLETRHLALITDETVRDLVAEDLARILTEAGFRTEIFSFPPGEASKNMETVVQLSRSMVRAGFDRRSAVLAVGGGVVGDVAGFLASIYLRGVPYVQVPTTLLAQVDSSVGGKTGVDLPEGKNLLGTFYQPRRVYIDYGVLTTLPLSHLRNGLAEVVKYGAALDRGLFEFLEAQAEALLAYHPEPLEEIIYQSCRLKAEVVSRDEREAGLRRVLNFGHTLGHALEAALNYQILHGEAVAVGMVAAARLSEALGVAEEPVAERLEALLLRLGLPVRLPEGVAPEALPAFLSADKKVWHGRLTMVLLRRLGEFVFYEDPPRESLLEVLKEISI; encoded by the coding sequence ATGAGAGTCCTGCGGGTGGAGACCGCCGAGCCTTATGAGATCCTCATCGGAGGGGGTCTCCTTACGGAGATTCCTCAGGATCTTCCCCAGGTCCTGGAGACGCGCCATCTAGCCCTCATTACCGATGAGACGGTGCGGGATCTGGTGGCCGAGGACCTGGCCCGGATCCTCACCGAGGCCGGATTTCGGACGGAAATCTTCAGTTTCCCTCCGGGCGAGGCCTCCAAAAACATGGAGACCGTGGTGCAACTTTCTCGGTCCATGGTGCGCGCCGGATTCGACCGGCGTTCGGCGGTCCTGGCCGTGGGCGGAGGGGTGGTGGGGGATGTGGCCGGGTTCCTGGCCTCCATTTACCTGCGAGGGGTGCCCTACGTGCAGGTACCCACCACGCTTCTGGCCCAGGTGGACAGTTCCGTCGGAGGAAAGACCGGGGTGGATCTCCCGGAGGGCAAAAATCTCCTGGGTACCTTCTACCAACCCCGGCGGGTCTATATTGACTACGGGGTGCTCACCACCCTTCCCCTTTCCCATCTCCGAAACGGGCTGGCCGAGGTGGTCAAATATGGGGCGGCCCTGGACCGGGGGCTCTTTGAGTTCCTTGAGGCGCAGGCCGAAGCTCTTTTGGCCTATCATCCCGAGCCCCTGGAAGAGATCATTTATCAGAGTTGCCGGCTCAAGGCCGAGGTGGTCTCCCGGGACGAGCGGGAGGCCGGGCTTCGCCGGGTCCTGAACTTTGGACATACCCTGGGACACGCCCTTGAGGCGGCCCTGAATTACCAGATCCTGCACGGAGAGGCCGTGGCCGTGGGGATGGTGGCCGCGGCCCGGCTTTCGGAGGCCCTGGGAGTGGCGGAGGAGCCGGTAGCCGAAAGGCTTGAGGCCCTGCTTTTGCGTCTGGGGCTTCCGGTGCGGCTTCCCGAGGGGGTGGCCCCGGAGGCCCTTCCGGCCTTCCTTTCCGCCGACAAAAAGGTCTGGCACGGACGTCTCACCATGGTCCTCCTGCGCCGCCTGGGAGAGTTTGTCTTTTATGAGGATCCTCCGCGGGAAAGCTTGCTTGAGGTCCTAAAAGAAATCTCGATATGA
- the dapF gene encoding diaminopimelate epimerase, with translation MFPELSFVKMQASGNDFLLINNFSRRILPEEAPVLARRLCRRRLSVGADGLILLEPPEDPTHAFRWRFFNADGSEAEMCGNGGRCAARFAVEEGLARPVLSFETRAGIIRARVQGSRVKVALTPPKDLSLGLKLLVEGKPLEVHFVNTGVPHAVVLVEDLEAAPVNSLGPALRYHERFSPAGTNVNFVEILSEEEIAVRTYERGVEGETLACGTGAAASALIAAELGKVRFPVRIRTRGGEILTIHREETLFLEGETRRIYRGLLHPEALLD, from the coding sequence ATGTTTCCGGAGCTCTCCTTTGTGAAGATGCAGGCCTCGGGAAACGATTTTCTGCTTATAAATAATTTTTCCCGGAGGATTTTGCCGGAGGAGGCCCCGGTTCTGGCCCGCAGGCTTTGCCGGAGGAGGCTTTCCGTAGGGGCTGACGGGCTCATCCTGCTTGAACCCCCGGAGGATCCGACTCACGCCTTCCGCTGGCGTTTTTTTAATGCCGATGGCTCCGAGGCGGAGATGTGTGGAAACGGAGGCCGTTGCGCGGCCCGCTTCGCGGTGGAAGAGGGGCTGGCTCGCCCGGTGCTCTCCTTTGAGACCCGGGCCGGGATCATCCGGGCCAGGGTGCAAGGGTCCCGGGTGAAGGTGGCCCTTACCCCGCCTAAGGATCTGTCCCTGGGGCTTAAACTTTTGGTGGAGGGAAAGCCCCTTGAGGTACATTTTGTAAATACCGGCGTGCCGCATGCGGTGGTCCTGGTAGAGGATCTGGAAGCCGCTCCGGTGAACTCTTTGGGGCCGGCCCTGAGATATCACGAACGTTTTTCTCCGGCGGGGACCAACGTGAATTTCGTTGAGATCCTTTCCGAGGAAGAGATCGCCGTGCGGACTTACGAGCGAGGGGTGGAGGGAGAGACCCTGGCCTGTGGTACCGGAGCGGCGGCCAGTGCCCTCATTGCTGCTGAACTGGGGAAGGTGCGTTTTCCGGTGCGGATACGGACCCGGGGAGGGGAAATCCTGACCATTCATCGGGAAGAGACCCTCTTTTTGGAAGGGGAAACCCGGCGCATCTACCGCGGTCTTCTTCACCCGGAGGCCCTGCTCGACTAG
- a CDS encoding peptidylprolyl isomerase produces the protein MSKFLAILWLLFLWAAPLSAKDNPVVAKVGPYTLTRADFEREVEGNPQLKALITVKPEMKKILLERWVEVNLLALGGKEAGLEKDPEVRAQIEEQIRLILAQNFYRKKVLSGLKVTEGEAQQYYLKHKKDYSLPERIQARHILIRVPEKASPKEEAAARAQIEKIRRQILAGADFAKMARQYSQDPGTKEKGGDLGLFSRGQMIPEFEEAVFKLKVGELSPPIRTRFGYHLVRVEARVPAQVQPYEKVKEQVKKDLLEEKKTERLSALLSRLRKKYPVELHPENLP, from the coding sequence ATGTCTAAATTTTTGGCGATCCTCTGGTTACTCTTTCTTTGGGCCGCTCCCCTTTCGGCCAAGGACAACCCCGTAGTGGCCAAGGTGGGTCCTTATACCCTTACGCGGGCAGATTTTGAGCGGGAGGTAGAGGGGAATCCCCAGCTCAAGGCCCTGATTACCGTGAAACCGGAGATGAAAAAGATCCTCCTTGAACGATGGGTGGAGGTCAATCTTCTGGCCTTAGGGGGCAAGGAGGCCGGACTGGAAAAGGATCCCGAGGTTCGAGCCCAGATTGAAGAACAGATCCGCCTGATCCTGGCCCAGAACTTTTATCGGAAGAAGGTCCTTTCCGGCCTTAAGGTCACCGAGGGCGAGGCCCAGCAGTACTATCTCAAACACAAAAAGGACTACAGCCTGCCCGAGCGCATTCAGGCCCGCCACATCCTGATTCGGGTCCCGGAAAAGGCCTCCCCCAAGGAAGAGGCCGCGGCCCGGGCCCAGATTGAGAAGATCCGCCGGCAGATCCTGGCCGGGGCGGACTTCGCCAAGATGGCCCGCCAGTACTCCCAGGATCCGGGGACCAAAGAAAAGGGAGGCGATCTGGGGCTCTTTTCTCGGGGTCAGATGATCCCCGAATTCGAGGAGGCGGTCTTCAAACTCAAGGTGGGGGAACTCAGCCCTCCCATTCGCACCCGGTTTGGTTACCATCTGGTACGGGTGGAGGCGCGGGTCCCGGCCCAGGTCCAGCCTTATGAAAAGGTAAAAGAACAGGTCAAAAAAGACCTCCTGGAAGAAAAGAAGACCGAGCGTCTTTCCGCCCTCCTTTCCCGGCTCCGTAAGAAATATCCGGTAGAATTGCATCCGGAGAACCTTCCGTGA
- a CDS encoding ribonuclease H-like domain-containing protein, giving the protein MRLDPWCRSLPEPLAREVLRAPERHILFLDIETEGLSKERNGLTVLGTMVGRCYRAFVAGHNLEKGPAYLGRFPVWVTFGGSTFDLPFLRAHFPHLPAPALHIDLCRVFRHLGYRGGLKKLEIRFGLSRKTQGLTGYHAVRLWQRWQRERDRRALRLLLHYNREDVANLRPLLEIAAAKLGREAPLG; this is encoded by the coding sequence GTGAGGTTAGATCCCTGGTGCAGGAGCCTTCCGGAGCCTCTGGCCCGGGAGGTGCTCCGGGCCCCGGAAAGACATATCCTCTTTTTGGACATAGAGACCGAGGGGCTTTCCAAGGAACGCAACGGATTGACCGTGCTGGGAACCATGGTGGGACGTTGCTATCGGGCCTTTGTGGCCGGACACAATCTGGAAAAAGGTCCGGCCTATCTGGGGCGCTTTCCGGTGTGGGTGACCTTCGGGGGCTCTACCTTTGATCTTCCTTTCCTCCGGGCCCACTTTCCGCATCTCCCCGCCCCGGCCCTCCACATCGATCTTTGTCGGGTCTTTCGGCATCTGGGCTACCGGGGAGGGCTCAAGAAACTGGAGATACGTTTCGGGCTTTCCCGGAAGACCCAGGGTCTTACGGGTTATCATGCGGTAAGGCTTTGGCAGCGCTGGCAGCGGGAGAGAGATCGGCGCGCCCTGCGGCTCCTTCTCCATTACAATCGGGAAGATGTGGCCAATCTGCGCCCTCTTCTGGAGATCGCGGCGGCCAAATTAGGCCGGGAGGCCCCTCTTGGATAA
- a CDS encoding DNA integrity scanning protein DisA nucleotide-binding domain protein — protein sequence MDKEKLRISVTEKFLGYAADLSETLPSSAILVYADVFPGGEELARFLEHVRGHRVVLVTREAGFEGPEGTEVIEVPGIKLTRLGQIKVAVLIGVARGLFNHEDLLICLSGVAESGHLDSLFILDLESEFEIFAVSQLEDLREIVRPEVFQRVLSLAIVLATQGREGRPVGTCFILGDSDEVLQHCDQMVINPFKGYPENERNILDPRLEETVKEFALLDGAFVIRGDGVIESAGAYIRTGVVSEDIPSGLGARHRSAAAITALTRAVAITVSESTGTVTVFRNGKIVMEIEKPHPLGPETEWQRAFYAGPRAPSEWPHQKKISKIP from the coding sequence TTGGATAAGGAAAAACTGAGGATTTCCGTCACGGAGAAGTTTCTGGGTTACGCTGCAGACCTCAGCGAGACTTTGCCCTCCAGCGCCATACTGGTCTATGCGGATGTCTTCCCCGGAGGGGAGGAACTGGCCCGCTTTTTGGAACATGTCCGGGGGCACCGGGTGGTCCTGGTGACCCGGGAGGCCGGCTTTGAGGGCCCGGAGGGCACCGAGGTGATTGAGGTCCCAGGAATTAAGCTCACCCGGCTGGGGCAGATCAAAGTGGCGGTGCTTATCGGCGTGGCTCGGGGCCTTTTCAACCACGAGGATCTCCTCATCTGTCTTTCCGGAGTGGCGGAAAGCGGACACCTCGACAGCCTTTTTATCCTGGATCTGGAAAGCGAATTTGAGATCTTTGCCGTCTCCCAGCTGGAGGATCTGCGGGAAATTGTGCGGCCCGAAGTCTTTCAGCGGGTGCTTTCTCTGGCCATTGTGTTGGCCACCCAGGGTCGCGAAGGACGACCGGTGGGGACCTGTTTCATCCTGGGGGACTCCGATGAGGTCCTTCAGCACTGCGACCAGATGGTGATCAATCCCTTTAAGGGCTATCCCGAAAATGAGCGCAACATCCTGGACCCCCGCCTGGAGGAGACGGTCAAGGAGTTCGCCCTGCTTGACGGGGCCTTTGTCATTCGGGGCGACGGAGTTATTGAGAGTGCCGGGGCCTATATCCGCACCGGGGTGGTAAGTGAAGATATTCCCAGTGGGCTGGGGGCCCGGCACCGTTCGGCCGCGGCCATCACGGCCCTCACCCGGGCGGTGGCCATAACCGTAAGTGAGTCCACGGGCACGGTGACCGTTTTTCGTAACGGAAAGATCGTGATGGAGATCGAAAAACCTCATCCTTTGGGGCCGGAGACCGAATGGCAGCGGGCCTTCTATGCCGGCCCTCGGGCGCCTTCGGAATGGCCCCACCAGAAAAAGATCTCCAAAATCCCTTAA
- a CDS encoding DegQ family serine endoprotease, giving the protein MRNRIVWLFIGLLLLVSFPASAEPGIWDSLFKVKKVEPAKPSPTPPPAASEKDLAVAQALSRAFAAVVKRAAPAVVFIEVEKTVVRKEPHPFPFGPFPFDFFGDDFLRRFFPQLPRKYKQRGAGSGFIVTPDGYIYTNNHVVADADRVIVKLADGRTFKGKVVGKDPQSDVAVLKIDGQNLPTVPLGDSDKIQVGEWVIAIGNPFGLSHTVTVGVVSAKGRSGLGITDYEDFIQTDAAINPGNSGGPLLNLRGEVIGMNTAIFTRSGGYMGIGFAIPINIVKLVAEQLIKQGKVVRGWLGVVVQDLTPALAEEFGLKSTEGTLVAEVMKGSPADRAGLQRGDVIVEYEGKPVRNSSELRTYVGLTHPGTTVTMKVLRNGRPVTLKVTIGEYPKREELSSAAPEIQKFLEALGFEVRELTPDLAQELGYSVRHGVIVAAVAPGSPAAMADLRPGLLIEEVNRRPVKTLEEFYRALEPSLKSGRVLLLVRDQHFRRFVVLSVR; this is encoded by the coding sequence ATGCGCAACCGGATCGTCTGGCTATTTATCGGGCTCCTGCTTCTGGTCTCTTTTCCGGCTTCGGCGGAGCCGGGGATCTGGGACTCCCTTTTTAAGGTCAAAAAGGTGGAACCGGCTAAACCGTCCCCAACACCTCCTCCGGCGGCCTCGGAAAAGGATCTGGCTGTAGCCCAGGCCCTTTCCCGGGCCTTTGCCGCTGTGGTCAAACGGGCGGCTCCGGCCGTGGTCTTTATTGAGGTGGAAAAGACCGTGGTGCGCAAGGAGCCCCATCCCTTTCCCTTCGGCCCTTTCCCTTTTGACTTTTTTGGGGACGACTTCCTGCGGCGCTTCTTTCCGCAGCTACCCCGGAAATATAAGCAACGAGGGGCCGGCTCCGGTTTCATTGTCACCCCTGATGGCTATATCTACACCAACAATCACGTGGTGGCCGACGCCGACCGGGTCATCGTCAAGCTTGCCGACGGGCGGACCTTCAAAGGTAAGGTGGTGGGAAAGGATCCCCAGTCCGATGTAGCCGTGCTCAAGATCGATGGCCAGAATCTTCCTACGGTGCCTCTCGGGGACTCGGACAAGATCCAGGTGGGGGAATGGGTGATCGCCATCGGAAACCCCTTCGGGCTGAGTCACACCGTGACCGTGGGGGTGGTGAGCGCCAAGGGAAGAAGCGGCCTGGGAATTACGGACTATGAAGACTTTATCCAGACGGATGCGGCCATCAATCCCGGAAATTCCGGAGGCCCCCTTCTCAACCTCCGGGGAGAAGTGATCGGGATGAACACGGCTATCTTTACTCGCTCCGGGGGCTACATGGGAATCGGTTTTGCTATTCCCATCAACATCGTAAAACTGGTAGCCGAACAGCTCATCAAGCAGGGCAAGGTGGTCCGGGGCTGGCTGGGGGTGGTGGTTCAGGATCTTACCCCTGCTCTGGCCGAGGAATTTGGACTTAAAAGTACGGAGGGGACTCTGGTGGCCGAGGTGATGAAGGGCTCTCCGGCAGACCGGGCGGGTCTCCAGCGCGGGGATGTGATCGTAGAATACGAGGGAAAACCGGTGCGCAACTCCTCCGAATTGCGCACATACGTAGGGCTCACCCATCCGGGGACCACGGTCACCATGAAGGTCCTGCGCAACGGCCGTCCGGTCACCCTCAAGGTGACCATCGGGGAGTATCCCAAACGGGAGGAGCTTTCTTCAGCCGCCCCGGAGATTCAGAAGTTCCTGGAGGCCTTAGGCTTTGAGGTGCGGGAGCTCACCCCGGATCTGGCCCAAGAACTGGGTTATTCGGTAAGACATGGGGTAATCGTGGCCGCGGTGGCCCCCGGAAGCCCTGCGGCCATGGCCGATCTGCGGCCGGGCCTTCTGATTGAAGAGGTCAATCGCCGGCCGGTAAAGACCCTGGAGGAATTTTACCGGGCCCTTGAGCCTTCCCTCAAAAGCGGCCGGGTCCTTCTCCTGGTTCGTGACCAGCACTTCCGCCGTTTTGTAGTTCTTTCCGTGCGCTAA